Genomic window (Croceicoccus sp. Ery15):
GCGGCGCGCGACCCTATAAACCGCGGCCCTAGGCCCCGGTTTCAGCCCAGCGCGCGCAGAAAGCGGCGGTGGCGGTCCTGCAATTCGTCCAGATCGGGACCCGACAGGGCGGTTTCTGCCTGCGCCAGCAGCCGGTTCCCTTCATCGCGGATGATGCCGCGCCGCTTGTCGCTGCGCATCGCCTCGGCACAGTTTTCCAGCGCGTCGAACATGCAAAGCGCCGCCTTGCGACTGGTCGCCACTGCCGAGCGCGCCGCGCCGAAACCCGCGCCGACATAGCCCGCAAAGCCGGTCGTCAGCGGGACGATCCGCGCCTCGTCGCGGTTCGTTTCTTCGTCATTGGCCGATTCGCGCAGCACCCGCGTGCCCAGTTCCGCCGTTGCCGCGCCGATCCAGTGCAGCGCGGTCATCGCCGTGAACGGATCGTTGATGCCGGGCGAAAGGGCGCGCAGGGCAATCTCGACCAGCTCGTCCAGCAGGAACCGCAAGTCCTGCGTCGGCGTGCGCAGGCCCGACAGGACGAAGCAGTCGCGCACTTTTCCCGCGATGGCGTCGTCCCCGCCCATATTGGCCAGCCCTGCCAGAGCGCGGGGCGGGTGGATGAAATCGCCCGCCTCGACCAACAGCACGATGCGGCCGTCATGGTTGCGGGCAATATCCTCCAGCCCGTCGAAATCGATAATCTCGATATAGCCGGCGCGTTCGGCGCGGACCCGGGTATCGGTGTCGATATCGGGCGCATCGCCATCGTCCCCCTCACGCGGGAAGCGGCGCCGGATCTGGCGGATGAGGCGCTTGCCGATATCTTCCAGCACCGTGTTGATGCGGATCGAATCGGGCACGTGGTTAAGGAAATAGACCAGCACCCCGATCGACATCAGCATCAGCGCGATGGCGACCAGCAGCGATAATTGCGGCACGAAACCGGGCAGCGCATCGCCGCTTGCGCCAAGGACGGGTGCCTCGTCCTCGCGTCGCACCACGCGCAGCACCATGACCGCATAGACGAAGGTGCCGATGAAGGTGGCGAGCGACAGCTGGTTGCCCTTGTCCTCCATGAAATTGGTCAAAAGGCGGGGGCCATAGGTGCCGCTGGCATAGGATACGGCGACGATGGTGATCGAAAACACCGTGGCGGCAACGCCGATGGTGCTGCCCGCGATGACCTGCAACATGTCGCTGGCACCGCCGGGGCGGGCGGGGACGAGCCAGTCGCTGTTCGCCAGAATATCGGCGGCACGCCCGCGATCGAGCGCGATGGTGCCCAGCGCGAGGAAAAACGCGAGCACCGAGAAGATCGCCGGATAAAACCAGTAGCTGGCGTTGATCCGGCTCCAGATCGAAAGAAGGCGGGCGGTCATCGCATGATGAACGCGCCGCGCCGGTTAAGGGTCCGGCGATTACTTCGTGGTGCCGAATACCGCGGTTTCGCGCAGGCCCGTGCTGTCGATCCGGCCGCGATGCATGCCGGGCGTGTTGAACGCGAATCCGGTGCTGCCATCGGGCGCGGCCACGATCACCCCGCCATCGCCGCCCAGCGCACCGACTTCGCCGATGACATGGTTGGCGGCCTGCTGCGCGGACTCGCCCTTGAAACGCATGCGCGCGCAGATTTCATGCGCGACGCCCAGCCGGATGAAATATTCGCCCGCTCCGGTCGCGGAAACGGCGCAGGCGCGGTCGTCGGCATAGGTGCCCGCGCCGATCACCGGCGAATCGCCCACGCGGCCCCAGCGCTTGCCGGTAAGCCCGCCGGTCGAGGTCGCGGCGGCGACATGGCCGTGCGTATCGACGGCCACCGCACCGACCGTGCCATATTTCAGGTCCGCGTCGAACCAGTCCTCGCCGGATGCGACGCGGTCACGGAATTCCTGCCATTGGCGGCGGCGTTCCTCGGTCGCGAAATAGGCTGGGTCGACCTGTTCCAGCCCCTGTTCCTGCGCGAATATATTCGCGCCGTCGTGTGACAGGAACACATGCGGGCTGTTTTCCATCACTGCCCGCGCGGCAGTGACGGGGTTTTTTGTGGTCAGAATACCCGCGACCGCGCCCGCCATGCGGGTTTCGCCATCCATGATCGCGGCGTCCAGCTCGTTCTTCCCCTCGAACGTAAACACCGCGCCGCGGCCCGCGTTGAACAGCGGATCGTCTTCCAGCACCATCACCGCCGCCTGCACCGCGTCCATCGACGTGCCGCCATCGGCCAGAACCGCGCTGCCGGCTTCCAGCGCCTTGTCCAGCGCGGCGCGATATTCGGCGACCTGCTCGGGCGAATAGCGTTCGGGCGTCAGCACGCCTGCGCCGCCGTGAATGGCCAGCGACCAGCGGGGGGTGTCGGTCATAGTATCCTCTTGTGCATGGGCCGTCGCGGCCCCTTGCGCCGAAAGCAGGGCGGCCAGAATAGCGACGGCCTCGAATATCGGACGCATTACGCCCGCCCCAGATCGCCCTTGCCGATCGTGCCCGACGCCATCTCGATCATCTTGTCGAGGCTTTGCTTCGCCTTCAGCCGAAGGCCTTCCTCGATCTCGATCCGCGGTTCCAGATCGCGCAACGCCAGATAGAGCTTCTCCATCGTGTTGAGCGCCATATAGGGGCAGATATTGCAGTTGCAGTTGCCGTCCGCACCCGGCGCGCCGATGAAATTTTTCTCGGGCAGCGCGGTTTCCATCTGGTGGATGATATGCGGCTCGGTCGCGACGATCAGCGTGTCGCCTTCCATCGTCTTGGCATATTGCAAAATGCCGCTGGTCGACCCGACGTAATCGGCATGATCGACAATGTGCGGCGGGCATTCGGGATGCGCGGCGATGGGCGCGTCGGGGTGCTGTTCCTTCAGCTTCAGAAGCTCGGTCTCGCTGAACGCCTCGTGCACGATGCACACGCCCGGCCACAGCAGCATGTCGCGATCGAACTTGCGGTTCAGATAGCCGCCCAGATGCCGGTCGGGACCGAAGATGATCTTCTGCTCCTTGGGGATCTGCGCAAGGATCGTCTCGGCCGATGAACTGGTCACGATCACGTCGGACAGCGCCTTCACCTCGGTGCTGCAATTGATATAGGTCAGCGCGATGTGATCGGGGTGCGCTTCGCGGAACGCCTTGAACTTTTCGGGCGGGCACGAATCCTCAAGACTGCAACCGGCATCCAGATCGGGCAGCACGACGATTTTTTCGGGGCTGAGGATCTTGGCGGTGTCGGCCATGAATTTCACGCCGCAGAATGCGATCACATCGGCATCGGTCGCGGCGGCCTTTTTCGACAGTTCCAGCGAATCGCCGACGAAATCGGCCAGATCCTGCAATTCCGGCTTCTGGTAATAATGCGCGAGGATCACGGCATTGCGCTCCTTGCGCAGCCGCTCGATCTCGGCACGAAGGTCGAGGCCGGTCAGAGATTCGGGGGGCTGGGCAGTCATCGAAAGGCTCCTAAGCGTAATGCTGGGCCCCAGATGGACTGCCCGCCCCTTCAGTTCAAGCAGATTGGGCGCGGCGTCACAGGGTAAAGCCCGGCGGCAGAAAGGCCGCCATGGGCCGCTCCGCACCCGGCGTGCCGGCCGTATATTGCTCGGTCAGCGCGATGCCATAGTCGGAATAGGCCAGCAGATCGGCCACCAGTTGCATCGCCAGCAGGAAACCGATGCCCCAAAACCATGCCGGATGGACACGGCCCGTTACCATCTTGTCGCGGATCATGCCGATGGCGGGCCAGACCAGCAGGATCAGCAGCATCAGGTGCCACGCATGCGGGATCAGCAAGGGCAGCGGGACAAGCCGCCCCAGCCCCGGCCCCGTCAGGATCGCCATCGCCACCAGCATCAACCGCCTGTGCCAGCCGGAATAGCGCCGCGCCCGCAGCGATGCGATGGCCAGCCCTGCAAAGGCCAGCAAATGGGCGATATTGGAAAACATGAACTGGTTCTTGTCGAAAAAGAACGGCCCGCCGGTGCGCTGCACGACGGTCAGCGACAGTGCGATCCCCACCACCACCATCAGCGGAATCCACGCCATCGCCAGCATGCCCAGCCTGCGGTGCAGCCGGACATTATTACCCGCGATCAGAATATTCTGCGCCAGATACAGCCCGACCCAGCCGAAAAACACGAACGCATGGGCGTGAAAGATCGCGGGCACGGCGAAAGTCGACCGGCCCATCGCAAGGTGAATCGAAAAGCCCGCCACGATCGTAAGCGACATGACGATGGCAAGATAAAGGTAGAAGCGGCGCTCGGCCGTTTCCGCCGATCTGTCCGGCTGACTGGTAAGCGGTGAAGTCGCCATCTGGCCAACCCCTCTCCTTTACGCGACCCGGTGCGGCTTTTACGCCTGTCGGGGCCGAAACGGAAAGATCAGTTGGTCAGATGCCATATGTCGTTGGTGGATTCGGCTTCCCCGCGATTTTGCAGTTCGGTCAGATGCGCCAGCACCGACATGCCCGCTGCGCCGACGAGCCGCGAATCGAGCCCGACATACATCGCCGCGACCATTTCGGTGATCGACTTGGGCCCGCCGTCCAGCAGGCGGCGGATCTGCCGCTCGCGCTGGCGTCGGTGGCCGATCATGCCGCGCACCAGCTGGCGCGGCTTGGTGACCGGCGCGCCATGGGCGGGGTAATAGATGCGGTCCTCCCGCTCGTACAGCAGCTCCATGCTGGCCATATATTGCCCCATGTCGCCATCGGGCGGGATCACCACCGTGGTCGACCAGCCCATCACGTGATCGCCGGTGAACAGGGCCCCCGTTTCCTCCAGCGCAAAGCACAGATGGTTCGACGTATGGCCGGGAGTGGCAATAGCGGTCAGGGTCCAGCCGTCGCCCGCCAGTTGCTCGCCGTCGTGCAGCACGCGGTCGGGCGTATAGCTGGGGTCGAACGGGGCGTCGCCGCGCGGGCCGATGCTTTCCAGATTGAGCGCCGCGCAGCCGATGACCGGCGCGCCGGTACGGGCCTTTAGCGGGGCGGCGGCGGGCGAATGGTCGCGGTGGGTGTGCGTGCAGCAGATCGCCGCCACGCGTCTGTCACCGATGGCTGCGACCAGCGCGTCGATATGCGCCGCCTCGTCCGGACCGGGATCGATCACGGCGACATCGCTGCCACTGCCGACCAGATAGGTCTGCGTGCCGTGCAGCGTAAAGGCACTGGGATTATCGGCCAGCACGCGGCGGACCAGCGGTTCCAGCGCGATCGCGGCGCCGACGGGCGGGGCGGGTTCGGTCTGTGTTGCCATGCGGGCGATATGGGGGCGCGGTGCGCGACTGTCGAGCGGCCAGTCGAGCGGGCCCTAGCTCTGCACGGACGCCGCACCGCAGGCGCTGCATCCCGGGTCCTTCATCACGCGTATCGTGCGCAATGCAGGTTTCAGCCCGTCGAACAGTTGCAATTGCCCGAATTGCGGATCGCCCAGCGCCGAAACACCGGCAACCGCGATCCGCACGGCCATCATCGCGCCCATGCTGCCCGCCATGCCGGTAAAGGCACCCAGCACACCATCGGCGGCGCATGTGTCGCAATCCTCTGCATCGAAGGCATCGCCGACCCAGCAGCGATAGCAGGGCTGATCGGGCAGATGC
Coding sequences:
- a CDS encoding DUF2254 domain-containing protein, yielding MTARLLSIWSRINASYWFYPAIFSVLAFFLALGTIALDRGRAADILANSDWLVPARPGGASDMLQVIAGSTIGVAATVFSITIVAVSYASGTYGPRLLTNFMEDKGNQLSLATFIGTFVYAVMVLRVVRREDEAPVLGASGDALPGFVPQLSLLVAIALMLMSIGVLVYFLNHVPDSIRINTVLEDIGKRLIRQIRRRFPREGDDGDAPDIDTDTRVRAERAGYIEIIDFDGLEDIARNHDGRIVLLVEAGDFIHPPRALAGLANMGGDDAIAGKVRDCFVLSGLRTPTQDLRFLLDELVEIALRALSPGINDPFTAMTALHWIGAATAELGTRVLRESANDEETNRDEARIVPLTTGFAGYVGAGFGAARSAVATSRKAALCMFDALENCAEAMRSDKRRGIIRDEGNRLLAQAETALSGPDLDELQDRHRRFLRALG
- a CDS encoding isoaspartyl peptidase/L-asparaginase family protein, whose amino-acid sequence is MRPIFEAVAILAALLSAQGAATAHAQEDTMTDTPRWSLAIHGGAGVLTPERYSPEQVAEYRAALDKALEAGSAVLADGGTSMDAVQAAVMVLEDDPLFNAGRGAVFTFEGKNELDAAIMDGETRMAGAVAGILTTKNPVTAARAVMENSPHVFLSHDGANIFAQEQGLEQVDPAYFATEERRRQWQEFRDRVASGEDWFDADLKYGTVGAVAVDTHGHVAAATSTGGLTGKRWGRVGDSPVIGAGTYADDRACAVSATGAGEYFIRLGVAHEICARMRFKGESAQQAANHVIGEVGALGGDGGVIVAAPDGSTGFAFNTPGMHRGRIDSTGLRETAVFGTTK
- the nadA gene encoding quinolinate synthase NadA, whose protein sequence is MTAQPPESLTGLDLRAEIERLRKERNAVILAHYYQKPELQDLADFVGDSLELSKKAAATDADVIAFCGVKFMADTAKILSPEKIVVLPDLDAGCSLEDSCPPEKFKAFREAHPDHIALTYINCSTEVKALSDVIVTSSSAETILAQIPKEQKIIFGPDRHLGGYLNRKFDRDMLLWPGVCIVHEAFSETELLKLKEQHPDAPIAAHPECPPHIVDHADYVGSTSGILQYAKTMEGDTLIVATEPHIIHQMETALPEKNFIGAPGADGNCNCNICPYMALNTMEKLYLALRDLEPRIEIEEGLRLKAKQSLDKMIEMASGTIGKGDLGRA
- a CDS encoding MBL fold metallo-hydrolase, whose protein sequence is MATQTEPAPPVGAAIALEPLVRRVLADNPSAFTLHGTQTYLVGSGSDVAVIDPGPDEAAHIDALVAAIGDRRVAAICCTHTHRDHSPAAAPLKARTGAPVIGCAALNLESIGPRGDAPFDPSYTPDRVLHDGEQLAGDGWTLTAIATPGHTSNHLCFALEETGALFTGDHVMGWSTTVVIPPDGDMGQYMASMELLYEREDRIYYPAHGAPVTKPRQLVRGMIGHRRQRERQIRRLLDGGPKSITEMVAAMYVGLDSRLVGAAGMSVLAHLTELQNRGEAESTNDIWHLTN